AGCCCAACATTGATGCGGTCAGCCACGGTAATCGTCCTCCTTGGACAGAGCTTTCTTCAGGTCACGGAACGCGGTGTAGTTGGCTAGGACCTCGACGCGGCCCGGGGGACACGCGCGAATGGCCTTGACCGGGTCGGCGATGAGCTCGTGGTCGATGTCCGCGTAGAGCAGGCGCACGGCAAGGTCGGTGCCGCGCTCGCCGGCGGCCTTAACAGAGAGGGACTCGAAGTCCTCGAAGCGCACGTCCCACAGCCAGGAGAGATCCTCGCCGTCGGCGACCTGACCGTTGACGGCGATGACCAGGCCCTCGGCGGAGCGGTCCACCATGGTCAGGGCCTCCTGCCAGCCGGCGGGGTTCTTGGCCAGCAGGAGGTGGACCTGCCGGTCGCCGAGCTGCACGGTGGAGTAGCGGCCGGCGACGTTGTCCACGTCCTCGGCGGCCTTCACCGCTTCCGTCAGCGGTACGTCGAAGCCCTCGACGGCGGCGGCGACGGCCTGGGTCGCGTTGCCGCGGTTGGCGCGCCCGGGAAGCTTGAGATCCAACGCGGTGGTGCCGCCCGCGGTCTCGATGCCCTCGGGAGTGATGGTCCAGGTGGGCGTGGGCCGGCGGAACTCGCGGCCGTCGGCCAGCGGTTTGACCGCGTACCAGTCGTCGCCCGTGTGCACGATGTGCCCGCCGGTGCGCGGGCAGGTGACGGCGTCGCCGACCCAGCCGGCACCGGCGGAGACCCACACGACGTTCTTGGCGTCGTAGGCCACGGACGTCATGAGCACGTCGTCGCAGTTAGCCACGACAAGCATGTCGGGATGCTTGTCGACGGACCCGCGCAGGGCGCGCTCGATCTTGTTGATCTCGCCCACGCGGTCCAGCTGGTCGCGGGTGAGGTTGAGCAGCACCAGCGCCTCGGGGTTGAGGTTGTCGGCCACGGCGGGCACGTGCAGCTCATCGACCTCGAGCACGATGCGCTCGGCCTTCGACGCCGCGATGAGCGCGGAGACGATGCCGGCGTCCATGTTGTCGCCGCCGCCGTTGGTGGCCACGCTGTACTTCGACCCCACCGCCGCGGCGAGCATGCGGGTCGTGGTGGATTTGCCGTTGGTGCCGGTGACCAGCACGGCCGGGCGGCCTCCGCCCAGCGACGACATGATGCCGGGGTCGATTGCCCGGGCGATCAGTCCGCCGATCATGCCGCCGGAGCCGCGGCCGGTGGCGCGCGATGCCCGGGTGGCCAGGTTCGCGGCGGACTTCGCGGCCGTCGAGCGCAGTCGTTTTAGCGGTCCAGGGGAAGGTGAACTCATGGTGACCCACCCTAATACGTGACGGGTGACGAGTGTTTGTTCCCGAACCGCCTACGGTTTCGGAATCTGTGGGGTGTGGGGACTAGAGGAACAGCGTCATGCCGAGGCAAGCTTCTGGTTGATCAGCGTGTTCAGGGAGATTCCTTCGGTGGCGGCCTCGATGACCATCTTGCGATGGATTGAAGGCGAGGTGCGTACGTTGAACTTCCCGGAGTACATACGTCCTCCGAGTGACTCCGGAATGATTTCGCCTGAAGCAGTCATATCCTCCACCACCTCTGCGACAAGTTCCAGCAAACCGTTTTCAGCTTCTTGCCGATCGGACGCGAGCCACGAAAGGGAGGGGAATTCGGCGACGGTGGCCACGAATTCCTGATCTTCCTCGGACCAGGAGACCTGGTAGGTGTATTTATTGATGTCCATTGTCCTGCTCACTTTCTCTACTTTTCAGAGCTTTCAGCTTGTCGATGGCCTGTAGCACCTGCCTGACTTGGTACGGCTTCGCCTTGCCGCTGGCGTCTTGGATGTTGACACGCGGGTCGCCTGGCCACGGTGTCTTGTAGGTCTTATGTGATGTTTTCTTCGAGTGTCGGTTTATGAAAAAGTGATCGCACACTTTCTCAAGGTCGGAAAATCTCACGTTGTTCGGAGAAGACCTCATCGCTTCGACGATGTCGCCCACGCTGTTGCTCACCCCAGAATAGTACCACCGATAGTACTGCGGGCTGAGGGTTGAAAGTTACCCCCGAGGAGATTGAGGCTCGACCTACCCGCGCATCCGATCGATCGCCGCCATGAACGCGGTGTCCGCGAGAAGGGGGATTCCCTTGCGCTGGGCGTGCATGGCCTTGCCGTCGAGGTCGGTGGTTTCGTTGCACACCACCACGGAGGTCTGCCGGGTGAGTTTCTCCGAGTAGGCGAGCTCCTTGGCCATGCACGCCTCAATGATGATGTTCGGATCCATCTGGATCTCCGGGGCCACCACTACCTCCATGCCCTTGGCCAGCTCTTTTCCTGGCTGGTACTGGCCGGGGTTGTCCAGCGGGCGGGGCGCCTCGACGGCGTCGACACGCACGTGGGAGCGCTGCAGGCCGAACCGGTCGGCGCGCAGGTCCTTGGGACTACGGGAGGCCACGGCCGACGGGTCGCGCGCGACCTGCGCCAGGTAGAGCTCGATGAGCACCTCGGTGAGCTCGCGGCTGCTCTCGGACTCGGGTTGCTGCGCGCGGTGGACGGAGGCGACGGGGGAGGGGGCGTCGACGCCGTACTGCGTGGCGACGGCCGCGATCCGCGTGTCCGCCAGCGGCACCGTCTGCCTCCGGGCGGTGGCGAGGGTGTCCACCACGGCCTCCGGGCGGGGAACATGGCCGACTTTCTGGCGGCGGCGTCCACGCCCTCGACCGCGTCCCCGCGAGCGGTTGGCCTTGGCGGCGGCGTTCATCGCGCGCCTGGCCTCGGAGACGAGGAAACCCCAGGCCGCCGGGGCATCGTGGACGACGAGGACGCGGCCGTCGATAAGCGAATCCACCTGGCGCAGGGCCTTGGCGAAGGGCGTGGCGTCGCCGGCCTCCTCGTGCGTGAGCCCGTGCATGTGCACGGGGCCGGGGTCCTCCCCGGGGTCGAACGCGAGGTGGAGGGACTCGCCGTGTTCGCCGTCGTCACCGAAGGTCACGGCGTCGAGGGTGATGAGCCGGGATGTGGACGGGTGGATGCCGCTGGCGTGCACCACGACGGCGACGTACGGGTACGCCTGGACGTCCTCGGTGGCGTCGGCGGGTTCGTCAGTCGGAGTCGTCATGGTGTCCGATCCTAGTCGGCGACGACCGGCCCCAGACCGTCGGCCGCGACGTTCTCCGCCAGGTGCTCCCTGCTGGTCGTGCCGGAGATGACGAAGGTGTGGGGCGAGTCCTGCGGCAGCCACGCGAGCCCGGCCTGCGTCGGGGTGGCACCGAGGCGCTCCGCCGCCGTGGTGATGGCGGGCTCCTCCACGACGCGCGGCAGCTTGGCGTAGGCGCTGCCGCCGAGCGGGAAGTAGGGGATCCAGGCAATGTTGTGCTCGCGGGTGAGCTCCACCAGCGGCGCATCCGCGCGGTGGGAGTAGTTGTAGATGTTCTGCACCGCGTCGATGCCCACCTCCAGAGAAGCCTGGACCTGCTCGAGGGAGACGTGGCTGAGTCCGATGCCGCGGATGAGGTCCTCGGCGCGGAGCTCAGCGGCGACCGCGAGCTGCTCGGCGAGGGGCACCTGCCGGTCCTCGGGCGCCAGCAGGTCGGGGAGCATGTCCATCCGGCGCAGGTAGAGCAGGTCGGGGTAGCCGGTGTTCAGCGACTCGAGGTTCTCCTCGACGGTCCGGCGGATGTCCTCCGGGTGCTGCGCGGCGGCCATGGGTGCCGGGCCCTCCGAGGTGGCGCGGGCGCCGGCCTTGGAGGCGAGGAAGAGTTCGGGCGGACGTCGCCGAGCGCGTTGTGCAGCAGTTCGTTGGCGGTGCCGGCCGCGTAGAACTGGGCGGTGTCGAAGTGTCGGATGCCCAGCTCGTACGCGAGGCGCAGAAGCTCGACGGCCTCAGCCCGGTCCCCCGTCTCGGCGGTCTTGCGGGCCAGCGGGCTCATGCCGTAACCCACGCGGGGGACCGGCCGGCCGCCGATGGGGAACGTGCTCAGACTCATGCGCCCTGCGGCTCGTAACCGACGACCGCGCGGTTGACCGCAGAGGTCACGGCCTTCAGCGACGCCGAGGTGGTCGAGCCGGCGATGCCTACGCCCCACACCTTGGAGCCGTTGACGTCGGCGAAGATGTAACAGGCCGCCTCGGCGTCGTCACCCGCGGAGCGGGCGCGCTGGGTGTAGTCCAGGACCCCGAAGTCGATGCCCAGGGATTCCAGCGCGTTGGCGTAGGCGGAGACGGGGCCGTTGCCGGTGCCGGAGATGGCCTGCTCGGAGCCCTGGTGCACGACGGTCGCCGACACGGACACCTGGTCCTCGACGGAGTTGTCCACCTTGACGGACACCTGCTCCAGGACCTCGTCGCGGTCGAGGTACTCTGCGGCGAACAGGTCCCACATGTTCTTGGAGTTGACCTCGCCGCCCTCGGACTCCGTGATGGACTGCACGTGGGAGGAGAACTCCGGCTGCATGGCACGTGGCATGTTGATGCCGTGGTCGGTCTTCATGATGTACGCCACCCCGCCCTTGCCGGACTGGGAGTTCACGCGGATGACGGCCTCGTAGTCGCGGCCGACGTCCTTGGGGTCGATGGGCAGGTAGGGCACCTCCCAGGTGACCTCGCGCAGCTCCTCCCAGGTGACCTCGGTGTTGTCCGCGCCGGGCCGGATACGGGCGGCCATGGCGTCGAGGCCCTTGTTCACGGCGTCCTGGTGGGAACCGGAGAAGGCGGTGAAGACCAGCTCACCGGCGTAGGGGTGGCGCTCGGGCACCCGCAGCTGGTTGCAGTACTCCACCGTGGAGCGGATCTGGTTGATGTCGGAGAAGTCGATCTGCGGGTCCACGCCCTGGGTGAGCATGTTCAGACCCAGGGTGACGATGTCCACGTTGCCGGTGCGCTCGCCGTTGCCGAACAGGCAACCCTCGATGCGGTCAGCGCCTGCGAGGTAACCCAGCTCGGCGGCGGCTATGCCCTCGCCGCGGTCGTTGTGCGGGTGCAGCGAGAGGATGATGGCTTCTCGACGTGCGAAGTTGCGGTGCATCCATTCGATGGAGTCCGCGTAGACGTTGGGGGAGATCATCTCCACCGTCGACGGCAGGTTGATGATCATGGGGTTGTCCTCCGTGGCACCCATGATGTCCACCACCGCGTCACACACCTCGAGCGCGAAGGACAGCTCGGTGCCGGTGTAGGACTCCGGCGAGTACTCCCAGCGCCAGTTGGTGTCCGGGTAGTCGGCCGCGATGGTCTTGATCAGCTGGGCGGCGTCGGTGGCCAGCTTCTTGATCTCCGGCTTGTCCTTGCGGAACACCACCCGGCGCTGCAGCTCTGAGGTGGAGTTGTAGAAGTGCACGATGACGTTCTTCGCGCCTGCACAGGCCTCGAAGGTGCGACGGATGAGGTGCTC
This sequence is a window from Corynebacterium doosanense CAU 212 = DSM 45436. Protein-coding genes within it:
- a CDS encoding Mur ligase family protein, translating into MSSPSPGPLKRLRSTAAKSAANLATRASRATGRGSGGMIGGLIARAIDPGIMSSLGGGRPAVLVTGTNGKSTTTRMLAAAVGSKYSVATNGGGDNMDAGIVSALIAASKAERIVLEVDELHVPAVADNLNPEALVLLNLTRDQLDRVGEINKIERALRGSVDKHPDMLVVANCDDVLMTSVAYDAKNVVWVSAGAGWVGDAVTCPRTGGHIVHTGDDWYAVKPLADGREFRRPTPTWTITPEGIETAGGTTALDLKLPGRANRGNATQAVAAAVEGFDVPLTEAVKAAEDVDNVAGRYSTVQLGDRQVHLLLAKNPAGWQEALTMVDRSAEGLVIAVNGQVADGEDLSWLWDVRFEDFESLSVKAAGERGTDLAVRLLYADIDHELIADPVKAIRACPPGRVEVLANYTAFRDLKKALSKEDDYRG
- a CDS encoding type II toxin-antitoxin system HicB family antitoxin → MDINKYTYQVSWSEEDQEFVATVAEFPSLSWLASDRQEAENGLLELVAEVVEDMTASGEIIPESLGGRMYSGKFNVRTSPSIHRKMVIEAATEGISLNTLINQKLASA
- a CDS encoding toxin HicA translates to MSNSVGDIVEAMRSSPNNVRFSDLEKVCDHFFINRHSKKTSHKTYKTPWPGDPRVNIQDASGKAKPYQVRQVLQAIDKLKALKSRESEQDNGHQ
- a CDS encoding hypothetical protein (3'-5' exonuclease of DNA polymerase III), which translates into the protein MTTPTDEPADATEDVQAYPYVAVVVHASGIHPSTSRLITLDAVTFGDDGEHGESLHLAFDPGEDPGPVHMHGLTHEEAGDATPFAKALRQVDSLIDGRVLVVHDAPAAWGFLVSEARRAMNAAAKANRSRGRGRGRGRRRQKVGHVPRPEAVVDTLATARRQTVPLADTRIAAVATQYGVDAPSPVASVHRAQQPESESSRELTEVLIELYLAQVARDPSAVASRSPKDLRADRFGLQRSHVRVDAVEAPRPLDNPGQYQPGKELAKGMEVVVAPEIQMDPNIIIEACMAKELAYSEKLTRQTSVVVCNETTDLDGKAMHAQRKGIPLLADTAFMAAIDRMRG
- the leuA gene encoding 2-isopropylmalate synthase translates to MSPNDAYISAPADIRTPDGEIPANQPSWNRQRPSSMPVERYLSFAEEVEDISLPDRTWPDKKITSAPQWCAVDLRDGNQALINPMSPERKRRMFDLLVKMGYKEIEVGFPSASQTDFDFVREIIEQDLIPEDVTIQVLVQAREHLIRRTFEACAGAKNVIVHFYNSTSELQRRVVFRKDKPEIKKLATDAAQLIKTIAADYPDTNWRWEYSPESYTGTELSFALEVCDAVVDIMGATEDNPMIINLPSTVEMISPNVYADSIEWMHRNFARREAIILSLHPHNDRGEGIAAAELGYLAGADRIEGCLFGNGERTGNVDIVTLGLNMLTQGVDPQIDFSDINQIRSTVEYCNQLRVPERHPYAGELVFTAFSGSHQDAVNKGLDAMAARIRPGADNTEVTWEELREVTWEVPYLPIDPKDVGRDYEAVIRVNSQSGKGGVAYIMKTDHGINMPRAMQPEFSSHVQSITESEGGEVNSKNMWDLFAAEYLDRDEVLEQVSVKVDNSVEDQVSVSATVVHQGSEQAISGTGNGPVSAYANALESLGIDFGVLDYTQRARSAGDDAEAACYIFADVNGSKVWGVGIAGSTTSASLKAVTSAVNRAVVGYEPQGA